A genome region from Macrotis lagotis isolate mMagLag1 chromosome 4, bilby.v1.9.chrom.fasta, whole genome shotgun sequence includes the following:
- the DKK1 gene encoding dickkopf-related protein 1, protein MAPPPAPLRGFEAPSRALRWPRGGGQRRPREHKGGGGGGGPGQSRPPHHGAGLRLPRPGRSAEPGAGARGSGPASHPPGRAPWGPAPRRSRLSSALVRVSGSASPCPRLRVRVSGSASPGPRLRVRSVSGPLLPAAPEMPAPAPGLLLALAALCCAPGAPGAPGAATLNTLLLHSNAIKNGPSGPGGGGGGPVWAVSAAPGAGVPQERPHGYLHVENKHQQHFMCVDDKDCGLEEYCDSGPRGGGGPGGGPGVQICLPCRKRRRRCQRTVMCCPGNYCSNGLCVPIDQNHLHAIEMDEMTTEPVNNDHSLLENQPRRTTPSARTKGQEGAVCLRSSDCSDGLCCARHFWSKICKPVLKEGQVCTKHRRKGSHGLEIFQRCFCADGLTCRVQKDHLTNNASRLHTCQKH, encoded by the exons ATGG cccctcccccagcccctctCCGCGGCTTTGAAGCGCCGTCCCGGGCTCTGCGGTGGCCCCGAGGGGGCGGGCAGAGGCGGCCCCGGGAGCATaaaggaggcggcggcggcggcggccccggaCAGAGCCGCCCGCCCCACCACGGAGCCGGACTCCGCCTGCCTCGGCCGGGCCGCTCCGCAGAGCCGGGAGCCGGCGCTCGGGGCTCAGGACCCGCTTCCCACCCTCCTGGCCGCGCGCCCTGGGGCCCTGCGCCGCGCCGCTCCCGCTTGAGCTCGGCCTTAGTCCGCGTCTCCGGGTCCGCGTCTCCGTGTCCGCGTCTCCGGGTCCGCGTCTCCGGGTCCGCGTCTCCGGGTCCGCGTCTCCGGGTCCGGTCGGTGTCCGGGCCCCTGCTCCCCGCCGCCCCCGAGatgcccgccccggccccgggcctGCTGCTGGCTCTGGCGGCTCTCTGCTGCGCCCCGGGCGCCCCGGGCGCCCCGGGCGCCGCCACGCTGAACACGCTGCTGCTCCACTCCAACGCCATCAAGAACGGGCCCTCGGGGcccgggggcggcggcgggggcccTGTCTGGGCCGTCAGCGCGGCTCCCGGGGCCGGCGTCCCGCAGGAGCGACCCCACGGCTACCTGCACGTGGAGAACAAGCACCAG CAGCACTTCATGTGCGTGGATGACAAGGACTGCGGGCTGGAGGAGTACTGCGACAGCGGCCcccggggcggcggcggcccAGGCGGCGGCCCCGGGGTGCAGATCTGTCTCCCCTGCCGCAAGCGCCGCAGGCGCTGCCAGAGGACCGTCATGTGCTGCCCCGGCAACTACTGCAGCAACG GTTTATGTGTGCCTATAGATCAGAACCACTTACATGCAATAGAAATGGATGAGATGACCACAGAGCCAGTGAACAACGATCACAGTCTCTTGGAAAACCAGCCTAGGAGGACCACTCCATCTGCCAGGACCAAAG gTCAGGAAGGGGCCGTTTGCCTCCGCTCCTCCGACTGCTCGGATGGGCTCTGTTGTGCTCGGCATTTCTGGTCCAAGATCTGTAAGCCGGTCCTCAAGGAAGGTCAAGTGTGCACCAAACACCGAAGGAAGGGCTCTCACGGCCTGGAGATCTTCCAGCGCTGCTTCTGTGCGGATGGCCTGACCTGCCGAGTCCAGAAAGATCACCTAACCAATAACGCCTCCCGGCTGCACACCTGCCAGAAACACTGA